A portion of the Coriobacteriia bacterium genome contains these proteins:
- a CDS encoding 4Fe-4S binding protein, whose protein sequence is MDEWTSDEFPRGATIPVAGNSCEYVTGGWRSERPVRDDAKCTQCLLCWVFCPDTSVKVADEKVYDFDYDHCKGCGICAHECPADAIEMVPEGCELPGVK, encoded by the coding sequence ATGGACGAGTGGACCAGCGACGAGTTCCCGCGCGGCGCGACGATTCCCGTCGCCGGCAACTCGTGTGAGTACGTCACCGGTGGCTGGCGCAGCGAGCGTCCGGTCCGCGACGACGCCAAGTGCACTCAGTGCCTGCTGTGCTGGGTGTTCTGTCCGGACACCTCGGTCAAGGTGGCCGACGAAAAAGTCTACGACTTCGACTACGACCACTGCAAGGGCTGCGGTATCTGCGCCCACGAGTGCCCCGCCGACGCCATCGAGATGGTGCCCGAGGGCTGCGAACTTCCGGGGGTGAAGTAA
- a CDS encoding 2-oxoacid:acceptor oxidoreductase family protein, giving the protein MPQLTEIRWHARAGQGAVTAAKVVAETALSADQYMQAMPEYGPERMGAPIKAFTRICDEPIEIHNNIEFPDVVIVLDETLLDVIDVTEGLKPTGTLIINTCSPASAVKAALGVADTVTVATVDASGIALDTIKRDIPNTPIVGALCKTTGVIDVEAFKGLLSKNLAKKFGQEMIDANFAAVTRAYEEVTQA; this is encoded by the coding sequence ATGCCACAGCTAACGGAGATCCGTTGGCATGCGCGGGCCGGCCAAGGCGCAGTCACGGCGGCCAAAGTCGTTGCCGAGACAGCGCTGTCAGCCGACCAGTACATGCAAGCCATGCCCGAGTACGGTCCCGAGCGGATGGGTGCGCCGATCAAGGCGTTCACGCGCATCTGCGACGAGCCTATCGAGATCCACAACAACATCGAGTTCCCCGACGTCGTCATCGTCTTGGATGAGACGCTGCTCGACGTCATCGACGTCACCGAGGGCCTCAAGCCCACCGGAACGCTGATCATCAACACGTGCTCCCCGGCCTCTGCCGTCAAGGCGGCGCTTGGCGTCGCAGACACGGTCACCGTGGCCACAGTCGATGCGTCAGGCATCGCGCTGGACACCATCAAGCGCGACATCCCCAACACACCGATCGTTGGTGCGCTGTGCAAGACGACCGGCGTCATCGACGTCGAAGCCTTCAAGGGGCTGCTCTCCAAGAACCTGGCCAAGAAGTTTGGCCAAGAGATGATCGACGCGAACTTCGCCGCGGTCACGCGTGCGTACGAGGAGGTGACCCAGGCGTGA